The proteins below are encoded in one region of Pseudomonas putida S13.1.2:
- a CDS encoding ABC transporter permease subunit — protein MKRFSFSKLMLVLGLLFIYLPMLILVIYSFNASKLVTVWGGWSIKWYVGLLDNTQLMGSVMRSLEIACYTAVAAVALGTLAAFVLTRVTRFKGRTLFGGLVTAPLVMPEVITGLSLLLLFVAMAQMIGWPQERGIVTIWIAHTTFCAAYVAVVVSARLRELDLSIEEAAMDLGAKPWKVFFLITIPMIAPSLAAGGMMSFALSLDDLVLASFVSGPGSTTLPMEVFSAVRLGVKPEINAVASLILLSVSLVTFFVWYFSRRSEERRRKAIQQAIEEGAAANASQPQVKRPTQVAASA, from the coding sequence ATGAAACGCTTCAGTTTCTCCAAGCTGATGCTGGTGCTCGGCTTGCTGTTCATCTACCTGCCGATGCTGATCCTGGTGATCTACTCGTTCAACGCCTCCAAGCTGGTGACGGTATGGGGGGGCTGGTCGATCAAGTGGTACGTCGGCCTGCTCGACAACACCCAGCTGATGGGGTCGGTGATGCGCTCGCTGGAAATCGCCTGCTACACGGCGGTGGCGGCGGTGGCGCTGGGTACCCTGGCGGCCTTCGTGCTGACCCGGGTCACCCGCTTCAAGGGCCGCACGCTGTTCGGTGGCCTGGTCACCGCGCCGCTGGTAATGCCTGAAGTGATTACCGGCCTGTCGCTGTTGCTGCTGTTCGTGGCCATGGCGCAGATGATCGGCTGGCCGCAGGAGCGCGGCATCGTCACCATCTGGATCGCCCACACCACGTTCTGTGCGGCGTATGTGGCGGTGGTTGTATCGGCGCGGCTGCGTGAGCTGGACCTGTCGATCGAAGAAGCGGCAATGGACCTGGGTGCCAAGCCGTGGAAGGTGTTCTTCCTGATCACCATCCCGATGATCGCGCCGTCGCTTGCGGCGGGCGGCATGATGTCGTTCGCGCTGTCGCTGGACGACCTGGTGCTGGCCAGCTTCGTGTCCGGCCCGGGTTCGACCACCTTGCCGATGGAAGTGTTCTCGGCAGTGCGCCTGGGCGTGAAGCCGGAGATCAACGCCGTGGCCAGCCTGATCCTGCTGTCGGTGTCGCTGGTGACCTTCTTTGTCTGGTACTTCAGCCGCCGCAGCGAAGAGCGTCGTCGCAAGGCGATTCAGCAGGCGATCGAGGAAGGCGCCGCGGCCAATGCTTCGCAGCCGCAGGTCAAGCGCCCGACGCAGGTAGCTGCGTCGGCCTGA
- a CDS encoding efflux RND transporter periplasmic adaptor subunit, whose translation MKRLLLMLSAGVLLAGCSSEEEAPEPIRPVLSVKVEPQVQSQLGRFAGSIQARFESTLGFRVSGRIARRWLDVGAQVKPGDTLATLDPTDQQNQLRAAEGDLAKVQAQWINAQADARRQQQLYDRGVGAQAQLDIAQTNLKTTSAALEQARSALSQARDQLDYSTLRSDHAAVITAWQAEAGQTVTAGQAVVTLARPDVKEAVIDLPIGLAEQLSKSLTFTVASQLDPTISTTASLRELEPQADATTRTRRARLTLASTPAAFHLGTAISVTLSSQISPRSELPLSALLERDGKTQVWVIDTQQKTVATRDVTLIGRTADSVVVSAGVQPGERVVTAGVNSLKPGQKVTFDEDAQ comes from the coding sequence ATGAAACGCCTGCTGCTGATGCTGTCGGCCGGCGTATTGCTGGCTGGCTGCAGTAGCGAAGAAGAAGCACCAGAGCCGATTCGGCCGGTGCTGTCGGTCAAGGTCGAACCCCAGGTGCAGTCGCAACTGGGCCGCTTCGCCGGCAGTATCCAGGCGCGTTTCGAAAGTACCCTGGGCTTTCGTGTTTCCGGGCGCATTGCCCGGCGTTGGCTGGATGTGGGCGCCCAGGTGAAGCCGGGCGACACCTTGGCCACTCTCGACCCGACCGACCAGCAGAACCAGCTGCGCGCCGCCGAAGGCGACCTGGCCAAGGTTCAGGCACAGTGGATAAACGCCCAGGCCGATGCCCGTCGCCAGCAACAGCTGTATGACCGTGGCGTTGGCGCCCAGGCCCAGCTGGATATCGCCCAGACCAACCTGAAAACCACCAGCGCGGCGCTGGAGCAGGCGCGCTCTGCGCTCAGCCAGGCACGTGACCAGCTTGACTACAGCACCCTGCGCTCCGACCACGCCGCCGTGATTACCGCCTGGCAGGCCGAAGCCGGGCAAACCGTAACGGCCGGGCAAGCCGTGGTGACACTGGCCCGACCGGATGTGAAGGAAGCGGTCATCGACTTGCCAATCGGCCTGGCCGAGCAGTTGAGCAAAAGCCTGACCTTCACCGTGGCCTCGCAACTGGACCCGACCATCAGCACCACGGCAAGCCTGCGCGAACTGGAGCCCCAGGCCGATGCCACCACCCGTACCCGCCGCGCCCGCCTGACCCTGGCCAGCACGCCGGCGGCCTTTCACCTCGGCACCGCCATCAGTGTGACCCTCAGCTCGCAAATATCCCCGCGCAGCGAATTGCCCTTGAGTGCCTTGCTCGAGCGCGACGGCAAGACCCAGGTGTGGGTGATCGATACGCAGCAGAAGACCGTGGCCACCCGCGACGTGACGCTGATCGGCCGCACCGCTGACAGCGTCGTGGTGAGCGCCGGCGTGCAGCCCGGTGAGCGCGTGGTCACCGCGGGCGTCAACAGCCTCAAGCCTGGCCAGAAGGTCACCTTCGACGAGGATGCGCAATGA
- a CDS encoding REP-associated tyrosine transposase has product MPRAQSHLLRRGRYSELGRLYLLTTVTHQRKPLFDDFHHARLVIHQLRQADQEHACRSLAWVLMPDHLHWLIELKGTTLGTLMRRFKSRSSLALHQAGVEHDPVWQPGYQDRALRREESMVHAARYIVANPLRAGLVRSVREYPHWDAVWL; this is encoded by the coding sequence ATGCCCAGGGCCCAATCCCATCTGCTTCGTCGTGGTCGCTATTCAGAACTTGGCAGGCTGTATCTGCTGACTACTGTTACCCATCAGCGCAAGCCGCTATTCGATGACTTCCACCATGCCCGGTTAGTCATTCACCAATTGCGGCAAGCCGATCAGGAGCACGCCTGCCGCTCACTGGCGTGGGTGCTGATGCCAGACCATCTGCATTGGCTGATCGAGCTGAAAGGAACAACACTAGGTACCCTGATGCGCAGGTTCAAGTCCCGCTCCAGTCTCGCATTACATCAGGCAGGGGTTGAGCATGACCCGGTATGGCAGCCTGGGTATCAGGACCGGGCATTGAGAAGGGAGGAAAGCATGGTGCACGCAGCCCGGTACATTGTTGCCAATCCATTGAGGGCTGGATTGGTCAGAAGTGTCCGGGAATATCCACACTGGGATGCAGTATGGCTTTGA
- a CDS encoding efflux RND transporter periplasmic adaptor subunit, with protein MALMRPLSVVCLGLLYMLTGCSKEEVPETLPRVGVQQVQPTDFAARVTLTGDVQARVQTDLSFRVGGKIISRSVDVGDHVKANQVLARLDPKDLQNNVDSAKAEVFAAQARVTQTSAAFVRQQKLLPKGYTSQSEYDAAEAALRSNQSALKAAQAQLANANEQLSYTALVSEAAGVITERQAEVGQVVQATMPIFSLATDGDRDAVFNVYESLLIAPPSDAGVIVSLLDDPKVQAQGFVREITPTVSAQSGTVQVKVGLKDVPAGMQLGAPVTATTNAQGRPSIELPWSALTKALHEPAVWVVGEGDKVELRKVEVSRYLTGKIVVASGLKGGETVVVTGGQLLHPGMQVQKVDAKAQGGEL; from the coding sequence ATGGCGTTGATGCGTCCGCTGTCGGTCGTCTGCCTGGGGCTGCTTTACATGCTCACCGGCTGTAGCAAGGAAGAGGTCCCCGAGACGTTGCCTCGGGTAGGTGTGCAGCAGGTCCAGCCCACCGACTTCGCTGCCAGGGTCACCCTGACCGGCGACGTACAGGCGCGGGTGCAGACCGATTTGTCGTTCCGCGTCGGCGGCAAGATCATTTCGCGCAGTGTGGACGTGGGCGATCACGTCAAGGCCAACCAAGTGCTGGCCCGGCTGGACCCGAAAGACCTGCAGAACAACGTCGACTCGGCCAAGGCCGAGGTGTTTGCCGCTCAGGCGCGGGTCACCCAGACCAGCGCCGCCTTCGTGCGCCAGCAAAAACTGCTGCCCAAGGGCTACACCAGCCAGAGCGAATACGATGCTGCCGAAGCCGCGCTGCGCAGCAACCAGAGCGCGCTGAAGGCCGCCCAGGCCCAGCTGGCCAACGCCAACGAGCAACTCAGCTACACCGCACTGGTCTCCGAGGCCGCCGGGGTTATCACCGAGCGCCAGGCCGAAGTCGGCCAGGTGGTGCAGGCGACCATGCCGATCTTCAGCCTGGCCACCGATGGCGACCGCGATGCAGTGTTCAACGTCTACGAATCGCTACTGATAGCGCCGCCCAGCGATGCAGGGGTGATCGTCAGCCTGCTGGACGACCCCAAGGTCCAGGCTCAGGGCTTCGTACGCGAAATCACCCCCACGGTGTCGGCGCAAAGCGGCACGGTGCAGGTCAAGGTCGGCCTGAAGGACGTGCCAGCAGGGATGCAACTGGGTGCACCAGTGACCGCCACCACCAATGCCCAGGGCCGGCCCAGCATCGAACTGCCGTGGTCGGCGCTGACCAAGGCCCTGCATGAGCCCGCTGTGTGGGTGGTGGGCGAGGGCGACAAGGTGGAATTGCGCAAAGTGGAAGTCAGCCGTTACCTCACCGGCAAGATTGTGGTCGCCAGCGGCCTGAAGGGCGGCGAAACCGTGGTGGTCACTGGCGGGCAGTTGCTGCACCCCGGCATGCAAGTGCAGAAGGTCGACGCCAAGGCCCAAGGGGGTGAGCTATGA
- a CDS encoding ABC transporter permease subunit yields MKLRKLKRAFQRLTPKGRHVVIGVPFIWLFLFFMLPFFIVLKISFAEADVAIPPYTEIYSYVEDKIQLVLNLANYGLLTEDELYLSAYLGSLKMAFFSTLLCLLIGFPMAYAIANAKKETQTVLLLLIMMPTWTAILIRVYAWMGILSNNGLLNGFLLWTGLIDQPLQILNTNLAVYIGVVYSYLPFMILPLFANLVKHDPSLLEAASDLGSSTFNSFWKITVPLSKNGIIAGCMLVFIPVVGEFVIPELLGGPETLMIGKVLWQEFFNNRDWPVASALAVVMLAILIVPILLFNRSQAKEMEGRA; encoded by the coding sequence ATGAAACTGCGCAAGCTCAAGCGAGCCTTCCAGCGCCTTACACCGAAGGGGCGGCACGTAGTGATCGGCGTGCCGTTCATCTGGCTGTTCCTGTTCTTCATGCTGCCGTTCTTCATCGTGCTGAAGATCAGCTTCGCCGAAGCCGACGTGGCGATCCCGCCGTATACCGAGATCTACAGCTACGTCGAAGACAAGATCCAGTTGGTGCTCAACCTGGCCAACTATGGCTTGTTGACCGAGGATGAGCTGTACCTCTCGGCTTACCTGGGCTCGCTGAAGATGGCGTTCTTCAGCACCCTGCTGTGCCTGCTGATCGGCTTCCCGATGGCCTACGCCATCGCCAACGCCAAGAAGGAAACCCAGACCGTCCTGCTGCTGCTGATCATGATGCCGACATGGACCGCGATCCTGATCCGCGTCTATGCCTGGATGGGTATTCTGAGCAACAACGGCCTGCTTAACGGCTTCCTGCTGTGGACCGGGTTGATCGACCAGCCTTTGCAAATCCTCAACACCAACCTGGCGGTGTACATCGGTGTGGTCTATTCGTACCTGCCGTTCATGATCCTGCCGCTGTTCGCCAACCTGGTGAAGCATGACCCGAGCCTGCTCGAAGCTGCATCCGACCTGGGGTCGAGCACGTTCAACAGCTTCTGGAAGATTACCGTGCCGCTGTCGAAGAACGGCATCATCGCCGGCTGCATGCTGGTGTTCATCCCGGTGGTGGGCGAGTTCGTCATTCCTGAACTGCTCGGCGGCCCGGAAACCCTGATGATCGGTAAAGTGCTGTGGCAGGAGTTCTTCAACAACCGTGACTGGCCGGTAGCCTCTGCGCTGGCGGTAGTGATGCTGGCGATCCTGATCGTGCCGATCCTGCTGTTCAACCGCAGCCAGGCCAAAGAAATGGAGGGCCGCGCATGA
- a CDS encoding polyamine ABC transporter substrate-binding protein, translating to MSISVFRKALMAGAGLTLACSVQAAPTVHFYNWSDYIGPTTLADFEKATGIKPVQDVFDSNETLEGKLLAGNTGYDVVVPSNHFLGKQIKAGAFQKLDKNLLPNYSNLDPALMKRLEKNDPGNQYAVPYLWGTNGIGYNVDKVKAALGVDTIDSWAMLFEPENMKKLSKCGVAFLDSADEMLPAVLNYMGLNPNSTDPKDYAKAEQKLLAVRPYVTYFHSSKYITDLANGDICVAAGFSGDIFQAKARAEEAKKGVNLAYAIPKEGGNLWFDVLAIPADAKNVKEAHAFINYLLKPEVIAQVSDYVGYANPNPKAGDLMDQAVRTDAAVYPPQEVLDKMFVNSELPPKVQRLMTRSWTKVKSGK from the coding sequence TTGTCTATTTCTGTATTCCGCAAGGCCTTGATGGCTGGCGCGGGCCTGACGCTGGCATGCAGCGTCCAAGCGGCGCCTACGGTGCACTTCTACAACTGGTCCGACTATATCGGCCCGACCACCCTCGCGGACTTCGAAAAAGCAACGGGCATCAAGCCCGTGCAGGACGTGTTCGACTCCAACGAGACCCTGGAAGGCAAGCTGCTGGCCGGTAATACCGGCTATGACGTGGTAGTGCCGTCCAACCATTTCCTTGGCAAGCAGATCAAGGCGGGCGCGTTCCAGAAGCTCGACAAGAACCTGCTGCCCAATTATTCCAACCTGGACCCGGCGTTGATGAAACGTCTGGAAAAGAACGACCCGGGCAACCAGTACGCCGTGCCTTACCTGTGGGGCACCAACGGCATCGGTTACAACGTCGACAAGGTAAAGGCCGCGCTGGGCGTGGACACCATCGACTCCTGGGCCATGCTGTTCGAACCCGAGAACATGAAGAAACTCTCCAAGTGCGGCGTGGCCTTCCTCGACTCGGCGGACGAAATGCTGCCGGCGGTGCTCAACTACATGGGCCTCAACCCCAACAGCACCGACCCCAAGGATTATGCAAAAGCCGAGCAGAAGCTGCTGGCCGTGCGCCCGTACGTGACCTACTTCCACTCGTCCAAGTACATCACCGACCTGGCCAACGGCGACATCTGCGTCGCGGCAGGCTTCTCCGGCGATATCTTCCAGGCCAAGGCCCGCGCTGAAGAAGCGAAGAAGGGCGTGAACCTGGCCTACGCGATTCCCAAGGAAGGCGGCAACCTCTGGTTCGACGTGCTGGCGATCCCCGCCGACGCCAAGAACGTCAAAGAGGCCCACGCCTTCATCAACTATTTGCTGAAACCTGAGGTTATCGCCCAGGTCAGTGATTACGTCGGTTACGCCAACCCGAACCCCAAGGCTGGCGACCTGATGGACCAGGCCGTGAGGACTGACGCCGCGGTTTACCCACCGCAGGAAGTGCTGGACAAGATGTTCGTCAACAGTGAGTTGCCACCCAAGGTGCAACGTTTGATGACCCGCAGCTGGACCAAGGTCAAGTCGGGCAAGTAA
- a CDS encoding polyamine ABC transporter substrate-binding protein, translating to MNKMGKTLLAAALMGAMATAAQADDKVLNVYNWSDYIAPDTIAKFEKQTGIKVKYDVFDSNETLEAKLLAGKSGYDIVVPSNNFLAKQIKAGVYEELDRSKLANWKNLDPDLLKAVGDASDKDNKHAFPYMWGSIGIGYNPEKVKAALGVDKIDSWDVVFKPENIAKLKSCGVSFLDAPTEMIPAALHYLGLPSDSTKKEDLKAAEDLFLQIRPSITYFHSSKYIGDMANGNICVAVGYSGDLEQSKARAHEAGDKVKVDYVIPKEGAGTFYDMVAIPKDAEHKDAAYQFMNFLLQPEIMAEITNAVRFPNGNQAATALVDKDISGDPSIYPPAEVKKQLYAIAAPDASVQRVITRSWTKIKSGK from the coding sequence ATGAATAAAATGGGCAAGACGTTGCTGGCCGCAGCCCTGATGGGTGCCATGGCTACTGCTGCACAGGCTGACGACAAGGTGTTGAACGTCTACAACTGGTCGGACTACATCGCGCCGGACACCATCGCCAAGTTCGAGAAGCAGACCGGTATCAAGGTCAAGTACGACGTCTTCGACAGCAACGAAACCCTCGAAGCCAAGCTGCTGGCAGGCAAGTCGGGCTACGACATCGTGGTGCCGTCCAACAACTTCCTGGCCAAGCAGATCAAGGCGGGGGTGTACGAGGAACTGGACCGTTCCAAGCTGGCGAACTGGAAAAACCTCGACCCGGACCTGCTCAAAGCCGTTGGCGATGCCAGCGACAAGGACAACAAGCACGCCTTCCCGTACATGTGGGGCTCGATCGGCATCGGCTACAACCCGGAGAAGGTCAAGGCCGCCCTGGGCGTGGACAAGATCGACTCGTGGGACGTCGTGTTCAAGCCTGAGAACATCGCCAAGCTCAAAAGCTGCGGTGTGAGCTTCCTGGATGCACCGACCGAAATGATCCCGGCCGCGCTGCACTACCTGGGCCTGCCGAGCGACAGCACCAAGAAAGAAGACCTGAAGGCCGCCGAGGACCTGTTCCTCCAGATTCGTCCTTCGATCACCTATTTCCACTCCTCCAAGTACATCGGCGACATGGCCAACGGCAACATCTGTGTAGCCGTCGGTTACTCGGGTGACCTGGAGCAGTCCAAGGCCCGCGCCCACGAAGCCGGCGACAAGGTCAAAGTGGACTACGTCATTCCGAAAGAAGGCGCCGGTACCTTCTATGACATGGTCGCCATCCCTAAAGATGCCGAGCATAAAGATGCCGCCTACCAGTTCATGAACTTCCTGCTGCAGCCGGAAATCATGGCCGAGATCACCAACGCCGTGCGCTTCCCGAACGGCAACCAGGCTGCCACTGCGCTGGTGGATAAAGACATCAGCGGTGACCCGAGCATTTACCCGCCTGCCGAAGTGAAGAAGCAGCTGTACGCGATCGCTGCGCCTGACGCTTCTGTGCAGCGTGTGATCACCCGCAGCTGGACCAAGATCAAGTCGGGCAAATAA
- the potA gene encoding polyamine ABC transporter ATP-binding protein: MAVASGAYKKALEGGQQPKQVLVKIDRVTKKFDETIAVDDVSLEIRKGEIFALLGGSGSGKSTLLRMLAGFERPTEGRIFLDGVDITDMPPYERPINMMFQSYALFPHMTVAQNIAFGLQQDKMAKAEIDARVAEMLKLVHMTQYAKRKPHQLSGGQRQRVALARSLAKRPKLLLLDEPMGALDKKLRSQMQLELVEIIERVGVTCVMVTHDQEEAMTMAQRIAIMHLGWIAQIGSPVDIYETPTSRLVCEFIGNVNLFEGDVVDDAEGHAIIASPELERKIYVGHGITTSVEDKHITYALRPEKMLVTTQQPTCEHNWSRGKVHDIAYLGGHSVFYVELPSGKVVQSFVANAERQGTRPTWGDEVYVWWEDDSGVVLRS, translated from the coding sequence ATGGCAGTTGCCTCCGGTGCCTATAAGAAAGCCCTCGAGGGTGGCCAGCAACCCAAGCAGGTGCTGGTCAAGATCGACCGGGTCACGAAAAAATTCGACGAAACCATCGCCGTAGACGATGTGTCGCTGGAAATCCGCAAAGGCGAGATCTTTGCCCTGCTGGGTGGCTCCGGTTCTGGCAAATCGACCTTGCTGCGCATGCTGGCCGGCTTCGAGCGCCCGACTGAAGGGCGGATCTTCCTCGATGGCGTCGACATCACCGACATGCCGCCCTACGAGCGGCCGATCAACATGATGTTCCAGTCCTATGCGCTGTTCCCGCACATGACCGTGGCGCAGAACATCGCCTTTGGCCTGCAGCAGGACAAGATGGCCAAGGCCGAGATCGATGCCCGCGTGGCCGAGATGCTCAAGCTGGTGCACATGACCCAGTACGCCAAGCGCAAGCCGCACCAGTTGTCCGGCGGCCAGCGTCAGCGTGTGGCGTTGGCCCGCTCGTTGGCCAAGCGCCCCAAGCTGCTGCTGCTCGACGAGCCGATGGGTGCGCTGGACAAGAAACTGCGTTCGCAGATGCAGCTGGAACTGGTGGAGATCATCGAGCGCGTGGGCGTGACCTGCGTGATGGTGACCCACGACCAGGAAGAGGCCATGACCATGGCCCAGCGCATCGCCATCATGCACCTGGGCTGGATCGCCCAGATCGGCTCGCCTGTGGACATCTACGAAACGCCGACCAGCCGCCTGGTGTGCGAGTTTATCGGCAACGTCAACCTGTTCGAAGGTGACGTGGTCGACGACGCCGAAGGCCACGCGATCATTGCCAGCCCGGAGCTGGAGCGCAAGATCTACGTCGGCCACGGCATCACTACGTCGGTGGAAGACAAGCACATCACCTACGCCCTGCGCCCGGAAAAGATGCTGGTCACTACTCAGCAACCGACCTGCGAGCACAACTGGTCGCGCGGCAAGGTGCACGACATCGCCTACCTGGGTGGCCACTCGGTGTTCTACGTGGAGCTGCCGAGCGGCAAGGTTGTCCAGTCGTTCGTCGCCAACGCCGAGCGCCAGGGCACCCGCCCGACCTGGGGCGATGAAGTGTACGTGTGGTGGGAAGACGACAGCGGCGTGGTACTGCGGTCATGA